The following coding sequences are from one Streptomyces sp. NBC_01232 window:
- a CDS encoding TetR/AcrR family transcriptional regulator: MAPRRRWSTDEILDAAAELLRTSDAESFSVRKLAAALGTDSSSLYRHFRSKTELLRAVADRILAAAMDGYRPEGDWKQRITALALRVREAFGQQPQLAGVWGRYASGGAGSRLVMEELLQALRASGLPDEQIPARYHRIAVLIASLIASEAGVSTITAEEYEQGMELFRVAVLGADPERFPALAHFARDIRPLGADRRAAFEEILAAQLADIEAAAGPR, from the coding sequence ATGGCACCGCGAAGGCGTTGGTCGACCGACGAGATCCTGGACGCGGCGGCGGAGTTGCTGCGCACGAGCGACGCCGAGTCGTTCAGCGTGCGCAAGCTCGCCGCTGCCCTGGGAACCGATTCCTCCAGCCTCTACCGGCACTTCCGCAGCAAGACCGAACTGCTGCGCGCGGTCGCCGACCGGATCCTCGCGGCCGCCATGGACGGCTACCGCCCCGAGGGCGACTGGAAGCAGCGCATCACCGCCCTGGCCCTGCGCGTGAGAGAGGCCTTCGGGCAGCAACCCCAGCTCGCCGGGGTCTGGGGACGCTATGCGTCGGGCGGCGCAGGTTCCCGGCTGGTCATGGAAGAACTGCTGCAGGCCCTGCGGGCGTCGGGACTGCCCGACGAGCAGATCCCGGCGCGCTACCACCGGATCGCGGTCCTCATCGCCTCGCTGATCGCCTCCGAGGCCGGGGTCAGCACCATCACCGCCGAAGAGTACGAACAGGGCATGGAGCTGTTCCGCGTCGCGGTACTGGGCGCCGACCCCGAACGCTTCCCCGCCCTGGCCCACTTCGCGCGCGACATCCGACCCCTCGGGGCGGACCGCCGCGCCGCGTTCGAAGAGATCCTCGCCGCCCAGCTCGCCGACATCGAGGCCGCGGCCGGCCCCCGCTAG